From Patescibacteria group bacterium, the proteins below share one genomic window:
- a CDS encoding aminotransferase class I/II-fold pyridoxal phosphate-dependent enzyme has protein sequence MRQYKLAEQIIDQHDLNALADWLQHNPQLTKGPLTLEFECQWARWIGTKYAVFCNSGSSANLLMAYAALLSGKLKNRKVVVPSVGWVTTIAPFMQFGFEPLMCGADKDNFGLDLSQLERLLQQHDPAAVIAVQVLGVPMDMDSLAALQRRYGFFFMEDACAALGAEYGGKKVGAFSAMSSFSFFFGHQLSTIEGGMVNTDDEDLYHLLLMLRSHGWLKDLPKEKRSAFMQKYHLDDWHEPFTFIVPGFNLRTTDAQAFLGLRMIDKANAVTKRRTENHLLYAKLLPSLEWQRWSEKAAPCSISFGALARDRAHRKQIVAALDAHHIETRLFSAGNLGLHPFWSERYGEFHDEVSDKIHSCGFFLPNNESITPEDVHYICNVVNSV, from the coding sequence ATGAGACAGTATAAACTTGCAGAACAAATTATTGATCAGCACGATCTGAACGCCCTGGCGGATTGGCTGCAGCATAACCCGCAATTGACTAAAGGGCCGCTGACGCTTGAATTCGAGTGCCAATGGGCTCGCTGGATTGGCACGAAATATGCGGTATTTTGCAATTCCGGCTCTTCCGCGAACCTGCTCATGGCGTATGCGGCGCTCTTATCCGGAAAATTAAAAAATAGAAAAGTGGTCGTGCCGAGCGTAGGGTGGGTCACCACCATTGCGCCATTTATGCAATTCGGCTTTGAGCCTCTCATGTGCGGAGCGGACAAGGATAACTTCGGCCTCGACCTGTCGCAATTGGAACGCCTGCTGCAGCAGCATGATCCTGCCGCCGTCATTGCGGTCCAAGTGCTGGGAGTGCCCATGGATATGGATTCACTCGCCGCACTGCAGCGCCGCTACGGATTTTTTTTCATGGAAGACGCGTGCGCCGCGCTGGGGGCCGAATACGGCGGCAAAAAAGTGGGTGCCTTCAGCGCCATGTCGTCGTTTTCTTTCTTTTTCGGCCATCAACTGTCCACCATTGAAGGAGGCATGGTAAACACGGATGATGAAGATCTTTATCATCTGCTTTTAATGCTGCGCAGCCATGGATGGCTCAAAGACCTTCCCAAAGAGAAAAGGTCCGCGTTCATGCAAAAATATCATCTTGACGACTGGCACGAGCCTTTCACCTTTATTGTACCCGGATTTAATCTTCGCACCACTGATGCACAAGCGTTTTTAGGATTGCGCATGATTGATAAGGCAAACGCCGTGACGAAACGCCGCACGGAAAACCACCTCCTCTATGCGAAACTCCTCCCCTCTTTGGAATGGCAGCGCTGGAGCGAAAAAGCAGCGCCGTGCAGCATTTCATTCGGCGCGCTTGCGCGCGACCGCGCTCACCGGAAACAAATCGTGGCAGCGCTCGATGCGCATCACATTGAAACGCGGCTTTTCTCCGCCGGCAACCTCGGCCTTCACCCCTTCTGGAGCGAACGCTACGGCGAGTTCCATGACGAGGTATCCGATAAAATCCATTCCTGCGGATTCTTCCTGCCCAATAACGAGTCCATCACCCCAGAAGACGTGCACTACATTTGCAATGTGGTTAATAGTGTTTAA
- a CDS encoding kinase, with amino-acid sequence MVITRTPYRISFFGGGTDHPKWFLMHGGAVISTSIDKYCYVSCRNLPPFFEHKHRIVYSHIETANDTDEIQHPVVRECIKFLGHDEGLEVHHDGDLPARSGIGTSSSFTVGLLHALHVLNGRTIDKKTLAAQAIEVEQQRIRETVGSQDQIAAAYGGFNHITFHPDGEITVSPLEVSPEVSAELQCHLMLFFTGFTRMASLIEKSKIDNFSKREKELSHLMQLVNEARHILKTGAIQEFGGLLHENWRLKQSLAEGVTNEVIDSIYEDALHAGARGGKILGAGGGGFLLLFVPPSSQPMVRERLRRLLEIPFKFETEGSTVIFNHTTLGGVVP; translated from the coding sequence ATGGTCATTACGAGAACACCCTACCGTATATCTTTTTTCGGCGGTGGCACTGACCATCCAAAATGGTTTCTCATGCACGGCGGTGCGGTCATCAGCACCTCCATCGACAAATACTGCTATGTGAGCTGCCGCAATCTGCCTCCCTTTTTTGAACACAAACACCGCATTGTCTATTCCCATATTGAAACGGCGAATGACACGGATGAAATCCAGCATCCCGTGGTGCGCGAATGCATCAAATTCCTGGGACATGACGAGGGATTGGAGGTGCACCATGATGGCGATCTGCCCGCACGATCCGGCATTGGCACAAGCTCATCATTCACCGTGGGACTCCTCCACGCCCTCCATGTTTTGAATGGCAGAACAATCGATAAAAAGACGCTCGCGGCACAGGCAATCGAGGTGGAACAGCAACGCATACGGGAAACTGTCGGCTCTCAAGATCAGATTGCCGCCGCGTACGGAGGATTTAACCATATTACGTTTCATCCCGATGGCGAGATCACGGTGAGCCCCCTCGAGGTATCCCCTGAGGTGAGTGCCGAGCTGCAATGCCACCTCATGCTCTTTTTTACTGGATTTACCAGAATGGCTTCACTCATCGAAAAAAGCAAAATAGACAATTTCTCCAAGCGTGAAAAAGAGTTGTCGCATCTCATGCAACTCGTCAACGAAGCGCGCCATATACTGAAGACCGGCGCAATCCAAGAGTTTGGGGGACTTTTGCATGAAAATTGGCGCCTCAAGCAGTCACTCGCCGAAGGAGTCACGAATGAAGTGATCGATTCAATATATGAGGATGCGCTGCACGCAGGCGCGAGGGGCGGGAAGATCCTGGGCGCCGGCGGAGGTGGATTTCTCCTCCTCTTTGTGCCCCCCTCGTCACAGCCTATGGTGCGAGAACGATTGCGTCGGCTTTTAGAAATTCCGTTTAAATTTGAAACAGAAGGAAGTACCGTTATCTTTAACCACACTACCTTGGGAGGTGTCGTACCATGA
- a CDS encoding inositol monophosphatase family protein, with translation MLNETQEYLNFAAEFAKKAGEIVMEFRGRVKNVEWTARTHFRTEIDTKVGELVRREIGQRFPEHNIHSEEFEDKDAKSPYTWVIDELDGTIPYFRGTTDHFSVCISLCENGVPIIGVVNACGRGEMYTAEKGKGAFCNSEAIHVGDTTEVNHVIMGIDPGKFDRQAYVPFINRAMALDGISCFLQSGCASVPLCLVASGKYDAYLATSLNPEDMAAAVCIIREAGGKVTNLKGEEWKLGDASILAANPALHEKLSDFFKIGI, from the coding sequence ATGCTTAATGAGACTCAAGAATATTTAAATTTCGCTGCGGAATTTGCCAAAAAGGCAGGCGAAATTGTGATGGAATTTCGCGGTAGAGTGAAAAATGTGGAATGGACCGCCCGGACGCATTTCCGGACGGAGATTGATACGAAGGTGGGGGAGTTGGTGCGCCGCGAGATTGGACAGAGATTTCCGGAGCACAATATTCACTCGGAAGAATTTGAAGATAAGGACGCAAAAAGTCCTTATACTTGGGTCATTGACGAACTGGACGGCACTATCCCATATTTTCGCGGCACGACTGATCATTTTTCTGTATGCATCAGTCTTTGTGAAAACGGCGTGCCGATTATCGGCGTAGTGAATGCGTGCGGGCGCGGCGAAATGTACACAGCGGAGAAAGGAAAAGGAGCATTTTGTAATAGCGAAGCAATTCACGTCGGTGATACCACAGAAGTCAACCATGTAATTATGGGAATTGATCCAGGTAAATTCGACCGTCAGGCATACGTGCCTTTCATTAATCGTGCTATGGCGCTGGACGGTATTTCATGTTTTCTTCAGTCCGGCTGCGCCAGTGTGCCGCTCTGTCTGGTCGCGAGCGGGAAGTACGATGCGTACCTTGCAACCTCGCTCAACCCAGAAGACATGGCTGCTGCGGTGTGTATTATTCGTGAAGCCGGTGGGAAGGTTACGAATCTTAAGGGTGAAGAATGGAAACTCGGCGATGCTTCGATTCTCGCGGCTAATCCCGCGCTTCACGAGAAACTCTCGGATTTTTTTAAGATAGGCATATAA
- a CDS encoding D-sedoheptulose 7-phosphate isomerase yields the protein MIERSIKESIELKQKLLQASCLTQIQSIGQKIIDALKQGNKLFIAGNGGSAADAQHFAAELAGKFEKEKRKPLPAIALTTNTSNLTAIANDFGFEYVFSRQLESLAREGDIYIAISASGNSPNIVKGLQKAREMNMKTVGLTGNDGGKMNEWCDEILTVPSSSTPRIQECHILIIHLLCEMIDDYFA from the coding sequence ATGATTGAACGCTCTATTAAAGAATCAATTGAACTGAAGCAGAAATTGCTGCAGGCTTCATGTCTCACGCAAATTCAATCAATCGGCCAGAAAATTATTGACGCATTGAAGCAAGGCAATAAACTATTTATCGCCGGCAACGGAGGATCAGCTGCTGACGCGCAACACTTCGCCGCAGAGCTTGCAGGGAAATTTGAGAAAGAAAAACGCAAACCCCTTCCTGCAATCGCGCTTACCACTAATACTTCAAACCTTACCGCGATTGCGAATGATTTTGGATTTGAGTATGTGTTCTCACGGCAGCTGGAATCGTTAGCCAGGGAAGGCGATATTTACATTGCCATTTCCGCCAGCGGAAATTCTCCCAATATTGTGAAAGGGTTGCAAAAAGCGCGGGAAATGAATATGAAAACGGTGGGCTTAACCGGCAACGATGGCGGAAAAATGAATGAATGGTGCGACGAAATATTAACTGTCCCCTCCTCTAGCACACCGCGTATTCAAGAATGCCATATTCTTATTATTCACCTCCTCTGTGAAATGATCGATGACTACTTCGCCTAA
- a CDS encoding thiamine pyrophosphate-dependent dehydrogenase E1 component subunit alpha — MDNLNFELYKKMYLIRATEEKIRAHYEEDEMKTPCHLYVGGEHIAAGVLQALAKDDYLFGTYRSHGIYLARTMETDAFFCELYGKATGTQKGKAGSMHIASPEHGLVATSAVVGTTIPMAVGSALAQQYLATGRITAVFFGDGATDEGVFWESINFACLKKLPILFICEDNDLAIHTSTEERHGYRSITDIVRQFDCNAYANETTDVQQIYQTTTQAIAQLRSDQRPAFLHFKYYRYYEHVGMYTDFHAGYRSEEIYKQWKARDPLELQRTKLFSQGMNDDLKRYEESVQQQLTESVRKAKIASFPDPQELYSDIYAL; from the coding sequence ATGGATAACCTCAATTTCGAACTCTACAAAAAGATGTACCTCATCCGCGCCACGGAAGAGAAAATCAGAGCGCACTATGAAGAGGATGAAATGAAGACTCCCTGCCACTTGTATGTCGGAGGTGAACACATTGCGGCAGGCGTGCTACAAGCGCTTGCAAAGGATGATTACCTCTTCGGCACCTACCGCAGCCATGGCATCTACCTCGCGAGGACCATGGAAACTGACGCATTCTTCTGTGAACTCTACGGCAAAGCGACAGGTACGCAGAAAGGAAAGGCAGGATCAATGCATATCGCCTCGCCTGAACACGGACTGGTCGCAACCTCCGCAGTAGTGGGCACCACCATCCCTATGGCGGTAGGAAGCGCTCTTGCTCAACAATATCTTGCGACGGGAAGAATAACGGCGGTATTCTTTGGTGATGGGGCGACTGATGAAGGTGTTTTCTGGGAAAGCATTAATTTTGCGTGTTTAAAAAAACTCCCTATTCTCTTTATCTGCGAAGACAATGATCTTGCAATCCATACCTCGACGGAAGAACGGCATGGCTATCGTTCAATTACTGATATTGTGCGACAATTTGACTGCAATGCATATGCAAATGAAACGACAGACGTACAACAAATCTATCAAACCACTACTCAAGCAATTGCCCAGCTCCGCTCCGATCAACGGCCAGCTTTTCTCCACTTTAAGTACTACCGTTACTATGAACACGTCGGAATGTATACCGACTTCCATGCGGGATACCGCTCAGAAGAAATATACAAACAATGGAAAGCGCGGGATCCCCTCGAACTGCAACGTACGAAATTGTTCTCCCAAGGGATGAACGACGACCTGAAGAGGTATGAGGAATCAGTGCAACAACAATTGACTGAAAGCGTTCGGAAAGCAAAAATAGCCTCGTTTCCCGATCCGCAGGAACTCTACAGCGATATTTACGCATTATAA
- a CDS encoding nucleotidyltransferase family protein, producing the protein MKRNEPLEVCILCGGLGTRFRAVDPSIPKVLAPFNGIPFLSRLIEQFLRIGTTRIILCVGYKAEDIESYYRSSPYTKHLVYSKEDAPLGTGGALKQAETLLRGEYFFVANGDSYCPVNLLEVAQQHFMHKNTLATMVCSKCNERTDAGNVIIDERSKRIVAFREKENLPEAQWRNAGIYLFHKKALSLIPPDAKTSLEYDLFPALIGKGLYGFATSEQFIDIGTPERYSKALDYFSSTS; encoded by the coding sequence ATGAAAAGGAATGAACCATTAGAGGTATGCATCCTGTGCGGAGGTTTGGGTACCCGTTTCCGTGCAGTAGATCCGAGTATCCCTAAAGTACTTGCCCCCTTTAACGGCATACCCTTTCTTTCACGGCTGATTGAGCAATTCCTCCGCATAGGCACAACACGCATCATCCTCTGCGTTGGTTATAAGGCGGAGGATATCGAGAGTTATTACCGCTCAAGTCCTTACACAAAACACCTTGTGTATTCAAAAGAAGACGCGCCCCTCGGGACAGGGGGCGCTCTCAAACAGGCTGAAACGCTCTTGCGCGGTGAATATTTTTTTGTTGCCAATGGAGATTCCTATTGTCCGGTTAATCTCCTTGAAGTAGCACAGCAGCACTTTATGCATAAAAACACGCTCGCAACTATGGTATGCAGTAAATGTAATGAGCGCACTGACGCAGGCAACGTAATAATTGACGAGCGCAGTAAGCGCATTGTGGCGTTTAGAGAAAAAGAAAATCTCCCAGAGGCGCAATGGAGAAATGCCGGTATCTACCTCTTCCATAAGAAGGCGCTCTCCCTCATCCCGCCAGACGCAAAGACGTCTCTTGAATACGACCTATTCCCTGCACTCATTGGCAAGGGATTGTACGGATTTGCCACCTCTGAACAGTTCATCGACATAGGTACGCCGGAACGGTATAGTAAAGCCTTAGATTATTTCTCTTCTACATCATGA
- a CDS encoding NAD(P)-dependent oxidoreductase translates to MHILVTGGAGYIGSILVPALLQEGHKVTVVDNFRYGQTPLLDVVHDPDLAIIHGDVRNEGLMEKLISDADAIFPLACLTGAPLCDRNPHEAQAVIVDAVRHMLKTRRPDQLIIYPTTNSGYGVGEEGIYCTEETPLRPVSLYGRLKVQAEKEILEAGNAITLRLATAFGISPRMRLDLLVNDFVHRAVNDRFLILFESHFKRNYIHVRDVARAFLHALNNLNQMKNNVYNVGLSDANLSKWELCEEIKKQVPDFYFTDAKIGEDRDKRNYIVSNEKIEKTGFVPRYHLSDGIRELIKGFQIIRNNHFSNLV, encoded by the coding sequence ATGCATATCCTCGTTACCGGCGGCGCCGGATATATCGGCTCCATCCTCGTCCCTGCCCTTCTCCAAGAAGGGCACAAGGTTACGGTCGTGGATAATTTTCGCTACGGCCAGACGCCGCTCCTTGATGTCGTGCATGACCCCGATCTTGCCATCATCCACGGCGATGTCAGGAATGAAGGGCTCATGGAAAAACTCATTAGTGATGCTGACGCGATTTTCCCGCTTGCATGCCTCACGGGCGCGCCTTTGTGCGACCGCAACCCGCACGAAGCGCAGGCGGTCATTGTGGACGCGGTGCGCCATATGCTAAAAACGAGACGGCCGGATCAGCTCATTATCTATCCCACGACCAACAGCGGCTACGGCGTTGGCGAAGAAGGGATATATTGCACTGAAGAAACGCCGCTTCGCCCCGTCTCGCTCTATGGCAGGCTGAAAGTGCAGGCAGAGAAAGAAATCCTTGAAGCAGGCAATGCCATTACCCTGCGCCTGGCTACCGCGTTCGGCATAAGCCCGCGCATGCGCCTCGATCTCCTTGTCAACGATTTCGTCCATCGCGCGGTGAACGACCGCTTCCTTATCCTATTCGAATCGCATTTTAAAAGGAATTACATCCATGTGCGCGACGTGGCACGCGCTTTCTTGCACGCGTTGAATAATCTGAATCAAATGAAAAACAACGTGTATAATGTCGGATTGAGCGATGCAAACTTGAGCAAATGGGAATTATGCGAGGAGATCAAGAAGCAGGTGCCTGATTTTTATTTTACCGATGCAAAAATTGGCGAGGATAGGGATAAGCGAAACTACATCGTAAGCAATGAAAAAATTGAAAAGACAGGTTTTGTGCCCCGCTACCATCTTTCCGACGGTATTAGGGAATTAATAAAAGGATTCCAAATCATTAGGAATAATCATTTTTCGAATCTTGTATAA
- a CDS encoding HAD family hydrolase, protein MTTSPNFIFLDRDGTIIRDIGYPHKPEHIEFLPDAVEGLLLLQGQGYRFIMVTNQAGIARGIYSEKEAIEFTNAVERELAEKGVHILKTYFCPHHPDFTGACECRKPKPGLALQAAQEYNISLQKSFFVGDKDSDVEFGRNCCGITFRIANDLYPSTVAPHYEVKNILEVYTILTNVDKLKITPPIHDHV, encoded by the coding sequence ATGACTACTTCGCCTAACTTTATCTTTCTTGACCGCGATGGCACGATCATCCGCGATATAGGTTACCCCCATAAACCAGAGCATATTGAATTCCTTCCTGATGCCGTCGAAGGGCTTTTATTATTACAGGGTCAAGGCTACCGGTTCATTATGGTAACGAATCAGGCAGGCATCGCGCGCGGCATCTATTCGGAAAAAGAGGCTATTGAATTTACCAACGCAGTGGAACGGGAGCTCGCCGAGAAGGGTGTACATATCCTCAAAACGTACTTCTGTCCCCATCATCCTGATTTCACGGGAGCGTGTGAGTGCAGGAAACCAAAACCTGGACTTGCTCTGCAAGCCGCGCAAGAATACAATATTTCGCTTCAAAAAAGTTTTTTTGTAGGGGATAAAGACAGTGATGTCGAGTTTGGTCGTAATTGCTGCGGAATTACATTTCGCATCGCCAATGACCTATATCCTTCGACAGTAGCACCCCACTATGAAGTGAAAAATATATTAGAGGTATATACCATACTCACAAATGTGGATAAGTTAAAAATAACCCCACCCATACACGATCATGTATAA
- a CDS encoding NUDIX domain-containing protein — protein MQQSNLFPPKILPPLTILGTDSGRRRALLEADFQIGPDPIKDVVKKFGGWGRNIPNIAEQFPAIHVMAITKDRQVIALYHQRVWRGIRLEFSGGNVALGQDPEQVIRERLLKETGYVAGPVKILVFDHEYKEGDFDPASCPIGYLMVLATNCELDENYEGTMGERSEVILTPLEDWVPLLLNHRYIDGKTATITLAVLDEIGVKFDFSSVQI, from the coding sequence ATGCAACAATCAAATTTATTCCCGCCGAAAATTTTGCCTCCCCTCACAATTCTCGGTACCGATAGTGGCAGACGGCGCGCCCTACTTGAGGCCGATTTTCAAATCGGACCAGATCCCATCAAAGATGTTGTTAAAAAGTTTGGAGGATGGGGTCGCAATATCCCTAACATAGCCGAACAGTTTCCCGCCATTCACGTTATGGCGATCACGAAGGATCGGCAGGTGATCGCGCTTTATCATCAACGAGTGTGGCGCGGAATTCGGCTCGAGTTCTCAGGTGGTAACGTCGCTCTTGGACAGGATCCGGAGCAGGTCATCCGGGAACGATTGCTGAAAGAAACCGGCTACGTCGCCGGTCCTGTAAAAATTCTCGTCTTTGATCATGAGTACAAGGAGGGTGATTTCGACCCGGCAAGCTGTCCGATTGGATATCTCATGGTTCTTGCAACGAACTGCGAGCTCGACGAGAACTATGAGGGCACGATGGGCGAACGATCGGAAGTGATCCTCACACCGTTGGAAGATTGGGTACCGTTATTGCTGAATCATCGTTACATTGATGGCAAAACGGCAACCATCACCCTCGCCGTGCTGGACGAGATAGGGGTGAAGTTTGATTTTTCGAGCGTTCAAATTTGA
- a CDS encoding transketolase C-terminal domain-containing protein: MSRIITYREAITEALREEMERDERVFVYGLDVADFKRTFGSGKGLLEQFGAKRYFSTPLSEDALMGIGLGAAVMGLRPVNVHIRVDFLLLTLNQLANMVTSMRYTSAGKLKVPLTIRTVIGRGWGQGMQHSKTLHALFAHLPGLKVALPSTAADMKGLLKSAIRDDNPVLIIEQRWLYDTPGEVPEDPNYLEPLGVPRCIREGTDVTVIGVSWMVIEAVKAAEILARRGVRVEVIDPRTISPLDYTLIYDSIKKTGHCIVVDYDWLNCGFSAEVAARVQEHCFNELKSPITRIGFAETPCPTTRPLENKFYPNAIQIIKAIEQKLGLSETDLSGEEFYSYENKFKGPF, from the coding sequence ATGTCTCGCATAATAACGTACCGCGAAGCTATCACTGAAGCACTCCGTGAGGAAATGGAGCGCGATGAGCGTGTGTTTGTCTACGGCTTGGATGTGGCAGACTTCAAGCGTACCTTCGGTAGCGGCAAAGGATTGTTGGAACAATTTGGCGCGAAACGATATTTCAGCACACCGCTTTCTGAAGATGCGCTTATGGGCATAGGGCTGGGTGCGGCGGTAATGGGGCTGCGGCCGGTCAATGTGCACATTCGAGTAGATTTCCTCCTTCTTACGCTAAACCAACTGGCTAACATGGTTACCAGCATGCGCTATACCTCCGCAGGCAAACTTAAGGTACCGCTCACCATCCGCACGGTCATTGGCCGCGGATGGGGACAAGGCATGCAGCATAGCAAAACTCTCCACGCTCTCTTTGCCCACCTCCCCGGACTCAAAGTGGCGCTTCCTTCCACTGCCGCAGACATGAAAGGTTTGCTCAAATCTGCCATCCGTGATGATAATCCGGTTCTCATTATCGAGCAGCGATGGCTTTATGACACGCCTGGCGAAGTGCCAGAAGACCCGAATTACCTTGAACCGCTTGGCGTTCCCCGCTGTATCCGTGAAGGAACCGATGTCACGGTGATTGGCGTTTCATGGATGGTCATAGAGGCAGTGAAAGCAGCGGAGATCCTTGCCCGCCGAGGAGTGCGCGTCGAGGTCATCGATCCTCGAACTATTTCTCCCCTTGATTACACCCTGATATATGATTCAATAAAAAAAACGGGGCACTGCATCGTCGTGGATTATGACTGGCTTAACTGCGGTTTCAGCGCCGAAGTCGCAGCGCGCGTGCAAGAACATTGTTTCAATGAATTAAAATCTCCTATTACGCGAATAGGGTTTGCTGAGACACCGTGCCCTACGACCCGGCCGCTCGAGAATAAATTTTACCCAAATGCAATACAGATTATCAAGGCCATTGAACAGAAATTAGGGCTCTCTGAAACTGACCTAAGTGGAGAAGAATTCTATAGCTATGAGAATAAATTTAAAGGGCCGTTTTGA